The Pithys albifrons albifrons isolate INPA30051 chromosome 1, PitAlb_v1, whole genome shotgun sequence genome contains the following window.
CAAAGTCAGTCCAACAGTCCAGGAGATTGTGCAGCAAAGGGAACTCATCCCATGCCAAACCCACAGTATTGCAACCTCACTAACACACACACCCTGGACACACCTCACCACCCTCCTTGCTCCcagacactccctcccagccaaACGAGTTACACTGGTATTTATTTTCGAATACCTCTTCCATTTTCTGGCACTGACTACACTAGAGAGATAACCTGTGACCAAGCATGGCTCGATTCCCTGCCAatcaggagcagctccctggctggagggagggacGGAGCGGGTGATGGAGCTCCATGCAGAAGTGAGCAGCTCCAAAACATGCAATGGCAGCAGAGGTGTGACCCAGAGGCCTGAGCCCAGGGCTATGATTGAGGGGTggtgcagccagggctgctgagTCCCTCTGCCATTATCGGTGCCTGGCCTCAGGGTGGATGCAGCAGAGACAAGGGTCACCTCAAGGTGCAGAGACCCATGTCGAAGCTTTGGGTGACCTGATTGAGGCAgagataccttccactagaccccTTGCTCAAAGCTCCGTATAACCTGCCAACTGGACTgtttccagtgatggggcctgCACAGCTTCCCCAGGCaacctgtgcctgtgccagtgcctcaccagtTCCTACAGATCTGAGATGGATGTAGACTCAGCTGAAGGGGATTCATCTGCCCAGAGAGGTACCTGAAAAACGCAGGTGCCAACATCAGGTTTGCTCATCCCAGGATCTCCACACTGTCAGTGAAGGAAAATTGCCACTTTTAGGGAGTGCTTGTTCTCCTTCTGGAGAAGTTGTGACAAAGCGGGTCCAGGGTCTGGCACCACACAAGAAGAGTTTCTCCCTGTCGGCTGAATCAACTGGCCACCATGCTGCATCCCTGGTGCATCTCACCACATCTCACAAGAATCAAACAAtcacctctcctggcacatgcAGAGCTAAATTCACTGCCTGTAACCCCTCAGCTTTTACCTGTGTATTCTGCAGCTTAATGAATTGAGTCTTAGAGGGCTTTAAGAGAGGAAAGgtgttttaaaagcacaaaatgGCCAATAATATCAGATGTCAAGCTGTAACAAAGAAAAACTGTGCTGCTAGTGCTTTTTTGATTAGTCAGGGCACCCTGGGTTGCATTATCTCATTTGCCACTATGACAGAAAGTGATACCAGCTCCTCTTTGGAAAagccattttattttgttgaagCTGTATGTTTCCAAGGATAGAATAAAGCTCAGGAACCATAAATCATGCCTAGATAAGAACAATCTCAAACGATGGTTTGTAGCAGGATCTTGTTCTGTGATAATTGCACAGTGTTTGAGGCATTTCCCATCACCTACTCAGACATgctgcacagaagaaaaatgcccCATGCTGGTTACAGTTCTTAGCATTTGAAATCTGAGCGTGTTaacaattttaataaaactgCTCCACATCTGCCCAAatcccacagagctgcagtgcctTAGATTTCAAGGACTGTCCACTTGCAGTCAGAAGTTACAGGTGCAGCAGAGACCTGCTGGCCTGACCTGAGCTAGGCTGGGTAGCAACTGTGATGGAGATGTGGCAATCCAGACCTCGTGAGTGCCCCAGCTTTGCTGCCTCTCAGCACATGAGCTCCCACATACTGTGACTGCTGCCTGCAGTGGAGATGCTGGTGGAGCTGGGACACAGGGGTTGCTGGGTTAAGGTGTGGGGaagctgctgtgggtgcagaacCCCCAAGTGCATCACTGGCTGCTGCGCAGCACTGCACAGCTACGATGGGTCAGAGATAAGGCCACACAGAAGGCACAagacagggagctgtgggggcagctgcctcctccccagTGCCTGGGCTGCATTCAAGATCTACTGCCATGATATGAGCCTTTAGAGGCTGTAGGAGATTCTGGGTTCCCCAGGGTGGGGTCCCTGTCAAACCACTCTGGCATCTCCTGGGACCTGGGCTGGCTCCTTTCCTGCCTTGACAGCTGCCATGCAACTTAAGAGGAGTTCTGGGGTTGGGACAGGGTCTCATGAAGCAGTGGGAAACCAGCTCTGCATCTGTGTTGGCAGCAGAGAAGGCATGTAAGAATGAGCAGAGATGCGAAGTTTAGTTTGGAGAGCATCTGCAGGCTGCTGTTGGCCTGCTAGAAGCAGTGACCAGGACCTTGCCCCTTGCACCCAAAATCCCTGCAGTAAGGCCCTGCTGACTTTACCCATATGCCATATTAGCATACAAAAGCTGCCTTTCCTGTTGAACAATGTCAGCGCTACTTGCATACTTGTGGCCCACAAAGTATGAGACAAAGAGTCATCCTTTCTTGCCACTCATCTCAGCACCTTCCCACTTCATCTCCATTGTTAGCAACCCCGACTTTGCCATTTGCATCACTGCTGAACAGCGTGCCCACTGATCAGGGTGTGCTGATCTGGGACATGCATATGCACCAGTGTGCATTGAAGACAGCCCCTGAGCAAAGGAAACTACTCTTTGTCCCTTCATGAACCAGCCAaatctccttttcctctgaatCCATCCACCCCCAGAGAGGCAAAGCTGCTGTATTAGTAACTGAGTTTTCTTCAACCCAGGACTGGCCATACCAACATGGCACCACTGAGTCCGCCATGGGATGGCAGAACCAGCTTGCTCACTCCTGGGACTCATTATGAGATGCTGTGTTGGTTCCACACCAACCTGACGCtggagagagggacagagatGGGGATGAAGGGAAGGAACCAAGCATGCAGGACTCCCAACTGCCTCTTGGAGTCCGGCCAAAGTAAACGCTGTTGAGACCAAGAGTCTCTATCCTGCAGGCAACTGCACTAAGAGATCCAAAGGCCCGAGAAAGGGCAGCACCCCTGTGCCCTCCGCCAGCGGCAGcagatgtccctgtccccctcaCAAGGCTGCAAACCTCTCATAGTCCCCTGCAAAGCCCCTGCATGTGCCCCAGCTCTGGTGTCAGATGTGAGGGACATGGCTCATGCTGGCAGGGAGAAGGGGTGAAGAGTGAGCAGAGAGGATGAGCAATGCAGAAGAGGGGCTCATTCTGCCTCCCGTATTAAGGTGTTTGCTTGTGCATGGGCTCACTGGATGGGTGTTCACACTGCAAAACAAGGGCAGCATCCTGGGAAACCCCCCACCTCCCACTGGACAGTCCATAGTATCCTGTATGATTCAGGAGCAGTCAGCTCTCAAGGGAGGCAAAGCAGGTGGCAACAGATTCGAGGCCAAAGGTGTGACTCCTGGATGCTGCTGGGCTTTGGAGGAGGCACAAGGGCCTCACGGCTGAGACATTCAGGGACTTAGACCATCAGAGATTATCACATCTTGAGGATTAAGGTGTTAGACCTTCAGTGGTCACTAAGAGAGCAAGGAAGAGTTGGGGGAATATGGCCTTGGTATGGCTAAGGGAAAATGCTTTCCCACCATGCAAAAAAATGGGCAGTGGGTCTTTCCTTGCAGCAAGATCTACTCAATTTCAGATGCCTGGAAAGGCCTGAGGACTGTTAGATACATCCAGTTGCATCCCATCCACCAGTGGGACCCCAGTGCAATGAGCAATGCAAACAGCAGAACCTTGCCACCATTccactctgctccctgctgttTCCCAGCCCCAAGTCCTTACACTCCAgtctccttctcttttcttcaagTCCCAGAAAACCCTCTGTAACTGAAATCCTCCTCTGACCACCATCACCTCCTTCTTTGCAGGGTTGGGCTTCTGCAGAGCTCACTGCCACTGTGTAAGGCTCAGTGACATCACGGCTAGAAAGAAATAACCTTGTACCACATTTAGTTAGCATCTTGACACCTGCAAATCACAGAAACTTTATGGCCTGCACTgataaaacccaaacattttgcAACAGACAGAATTTGAGTTACAGTAGTGGTAGTCCCCAGCGACATTGCCTCAGCCCTCCCTGTTATTCCCCAGTCAGCTCATTATTAATGTCACTACAATAAATACCAGAACAAAATTGACAGCGTTTGGTCACGTCTCTTAAAGCATTGTCCCACTCCTCTTTCAATCCGTGTGTTTGCAGCCTTGGTTTCAATCCTTATCAGTCATCAGAGGAGCCTTTAGGGACAAACCGTTTGACTATGTGACCAGCCAGGTAATAAAAGCCATGCAGAACTGCAGCTGTGGCATCAATGACAAGAGAGAAGGTGCCCCCAATCCCACTGGCCATGTCTTTAAGGACAGAGGGAATGGCACAAATGGAGTGGTAAGGGAAAGCAGCAAGGTGAAGCACAAACCCcactgggatgctcaggatcCTGTAGGTGAGGGATACCACATCTTGAACAATTTGCAGGAAGCCTAGGAAGATATTGATGATGACCCTCCCCACGTCATAGGGGATGCTGATGAGCACCATGCTGATGGCCTTTAGGTAAGACACCAAGCCACTCCACAGGCTGTAGAGTCCATCCAGAACTGTACCACAAACTCGCTTGACAACAagccacagaaaataaaacacaaatttcaCCAGCTCCACAAAGATGTAGATGAGGAGTTCCAGAAGTTTGATGAAAGGGGTAGCAATGATGCCAGCCACTTTTCTCACCCAGCCACTGTCTTTGGTCTCCTGGTTGTCAGTTGTTCCTGCTTGCTCTCCAGAGCGGATCTGACTGACAGCTTGCAATactgcttcttttttctcctggttttgtttgttttccccacAGCTGCCCTTGAACAAGTGAACTCCTGGTAggtgctgcttctccagctctcccactGTGAGGTCCACCAGGCTACTTTCATCCTTAGTTTTTTTCACTAGTCCCAGAGACCATCCCTCTGGAGCATCACAGCAGGCTGCCAGCCAGAGGCTCTCTGGCACTGACACCTTGCCTTTAACTTGGACACTGGAAGGAATTGCACCTGCAAGGAGATACAGATGATCCTTCTTGGAGCAGTGAGGGATCAGAGCTTGCTCCACTACCTTTCCAATGTCTCTGTGCCAGCTTTTGCTCAGAGCTGGGCTTAGAGGGACAGCATTCGTGAGCGTGTAAGTCGCCATCTGGTAATCCTTCTCATTAAGCACGCTGGGATTGAGCAGCCCTCTCTCATAGCCAGAACCCACATAGTCTGAGGTCAGGGCTTGATTTGCACCAAGGTTGGCCACAGTGCCAATGATATCGGCTTCATGTACCATCTCATGCAAGTCATTTTCTGGATCATCTATCTGAAACAGTAGAAAGAATAGTTACTGGATGCAATTCACCTTTCTATATAGCAATGTATAAAAAGTGGATGCAATTCAACTTTCTATAAAGCAATGTATAAAAAGGACCTTGAAGTATCCTTTTCATTATGACTGCTACTACATGCCACACTTTGGATCATACTCTGCAGTCCCTAGTTactttccctgcagtgcttcAAAGGAGTGTATTCTCTGTTTAGCTTCCCTGACAAATACATTGGTTTAGGCTGCAAAGGATACTTGTAGTTTCTCCAGTCTGGTCCACAGCACAGCATGGCCTCCAGAATCTCACCAGCCATCCTGCACCAAGCCTCtaacttttgggtttttttctagagAGATTTGAATAGGTGGCTTGATTCAGAACTGTGTTCTCACCTCCTGTGATGGTGGTCTTGCAGTTCATTAAGAACCTACCACCTTAATTCAGTCCCTCTAAACTATCAAATCCCAGCCACAGTGAAAAAAGAACAACCCATGGTATATAAGGTGCCTAGAGAATGCATTTACCTCTCACCACTTATTGTGTAAGAAGCCAGAATGAAGCCAGGCACCATGTCAGGTGACCTGAATTTCCCTCCCTTGAACAAGAGACACAGCAGTGAGCACTCCTAGGGCTCTCACAGGACTGGTCCTTACTAGTCTGATCCTCCTGCCATTAATAGCCTGAACCGCAACCTTAATGACCACGCAGCTTCTGGCATAACATGGTCCCATGGTCCTCGATGGAATCTGTGCTACCTGCTTGTGTCTGGAGTGCTGTGGAGCCAGAGGTAGCAATTACTGCAGCTGGAATTTGTCCTGGAGTCatgcaggaggggcagggtggggggagaCAGTAACAAGCAGTGGGAGGAGAAGCACTAAATGTCAGGGTGTGTTCAGGGCTTTCTCAGGTGGCCGCAGCTCTGTCTGCTCCATAGTCACTCCTATTAACACTGCCTGCAGCCACTCCAGAGGGCTGTGCCAGATTGtcattttcttccccaaatTAGAGGGTGAATATGTTGGTAAAAGCCTGGGGGTGACAGATGATCTGCAGCAGTCACTGCTTCCTGCAGTCTCTGTAGTCTCTGTTTCAGAGGCTGTGGTCCTCAAGCTCCCAGCGCTGCGCTTGCCAAATTAaacctgctgcctgtgccccagcctAAAAACTGTTTACTGCACTATGGTAGTCAGTTCATAATCTACCTTGAATCACTGCCCAGTCATTCCCTGTCCCTTGGTCATCCTGCAGTGCACTTGGACAGACATCCAACTACGTCCTTCCAATCTTACGCAGTTTGCATCCTCTTAGTGCCGCATCACCTCCTCACAGTTCTGCCCAAGCCTGTGCTAAAGTCAGGGTGAAAGGATCAGTGCCAGCAAGTGTCAGCAGCTGTCTCCCACTCTCACCTGGGAACTGAGCTCTGGCTGGCCTACTGCATCAGCCAAACCTCTGCAGTCAAGGCACAGGGCTCCCCCTCTGCACCAAGCCTGGTCACAGTGCCAAGACTGGCCTTTGCAGAGGGCTGCACTGCCTCCACCTCCAGCTACAGAGGCTTATTGCTCTTCATTTTGAAGCAGCTGATGCTCATGGCTTCAAGACTGGAAGGGTCACAGTGAGTGCCATGTGCTGATGCACAAGTCATAGCTTTTTCTAAATGCACCACTAAAAAATGACTTATTCTGCATTACTACTGACTTACTCTGCTCCTCTTGCTCAGACATCCCAAACATTCACAAGCTGCAGTTGGCTGCTGAGGCCTGACATTTTGCATTCCATGAAATCACTGTCTCCTCCTGCCAACTCCCACTTCCCCATTCTCCCTGTTCTGATGAGATGATGGCATGCTATGGGACAAGGGATGCACCTAGTGTGCTTAATTTCACAGTACCAGTGAGGAGAAGAGGACACAGGTGTGAGGCTGTGCCCAGGAACTGCTCTCAATGGTATGACCCTCTGGAGCTTTACACCCGCGCAGAGACACTTATCCTGTCTCACTCCCATGTGCCATACGACAGGACACACAGACCCAAGATGGatcagctctgcctcctggcAGAGATTCTCAGCCTACATTAAAGGAGATGGTATAAACCTAATTTTTCCCTCCTTATGAGCTGCTACATACGAATCTTGAGGTGCCTATCAAGAAAATATGTCCCGGTTACCTGTCCAGCTGGAAGGCTTTTGCACATACCATTGGGATTGTTTAGGTGCAATTAAAACAGAACGTGATAAAAATGCAGCTGTGTGCTGCTCATGTGTAAGGCTCTGACATCACCTAGTTATGCTTATAATAACTCATATTATGGTTTGTAATAACTCATGCATAACTGAGGTTTTCATGcctcctccagctcagccccaagGCAAGCTGTCTCCAGCACTGCATCTAATCTGCATTGCAAGCTACCTTTCCTCACTGATGCAAAAAGCTTTTGGCTGGTGTCACCCCCAAGCATATCTGTGTTCATGGAGTCAGCCATGAAGCCACCTGTCCAAATAACCTGGAACAGCTCAGAGCAAGATCCAAGTAGACAGGTAAACACCTCATTCAGAGGATggggatttaaaaataaactatgcAGCTGAACACCTGTATGGATGTTAGCACATAGCAATACTGATGTGTGTCATTAAGTGCAGAGTGCAGTTTCACAAATGGGGTGGCAGAGGATTAAAAGTATGGCAACACAGAGTTATTAGGGCAGGCAGCTTCCATGGAGTTTGGTCATTTAACAAGACAAGTCAGTGCTAcctcccaccctccccaccctcacaggtaAGATTCCAAGTGAACTTCAGCATTCGACTACCCTTGCTACTGCCTCAGGCAAGCTTACACCTTTGATTGCAGTGGAAATATTTCATCCAAACTCAGTGTGGGATTAATTTCTCAGGGAGGAGGCACAGTGCATCTTATGCCAAGGTTTCTGTAGAAGGACATGGCTCTAGAAGTACCTGTTTCTCTTGACTCTCTACCAAGAGAGATGGCAAGAGCCACTCAAAGGTAGCTGTACTATAGCTGCACAATCCCACCTTGGTCATCTACCTGGTGGTACTCATCaaccaaatgaaaacaacaagGTGTTTCATCCAGGCCCTCATACATtaggacaaaaaaaagcaacaccAGAGTCTTCCATGTCGCTCTAAGCTACAGAAAGAATCAAACACAAGACATTTTCAGACAACCAAAATGAGATGAGGTGAAACACACCTAAGTGACTTGCTCTCAAGCCCTAGGAAATCATCGGCAGAGCAGGTTTTCAGACGTGCATCTAAGGGAGTCTCATCAGTATCCTACTCATCAGCCTACCCTTCCTGCTCTCTAATTTTTCACTAATTGCTGAATTAATTCCCTGTTTCTAGCTGCCAATTGGCAGTGGGTGGCACTGACATCCCTCACACTTCTCACCCAGTTACTGCCTTTGTGCTACATTTGGCATTTGTTTCTCAGGCAGACATTCCTGAGGAGGTATGCATGCAGGGAGTGAGACAGTGCCCTCACCACTTACATCATTATGCCCCCCCAAAAACATAAGACAAGCCTGAGGCCCTCACCACAGTGCTGATTGTGCTTTTACAgtgatttctttctgtttgctgtgtttctgcatCTGCATGCCACTGTGCAGCTGAGGCAGCTCGTATCCGGCTATCCCTGTCTTGGCGAAGAAATTACCAAGAAAATCAGCAATATAACCTCACTGAGCTATGCTGCAGTGTCTAGAGGGGTGTATGTACTTATTTCTTGAGTTATATACATTTTTCATAGTCCTGATTTCTTCCGCCCACAGTTTCTTCTGAAGACTTTTTTCTTAGTACTTTTCTGTCTCAGATGGAGGTTCCTGCAGTGAACTGCAGAGGTCCTACCTCCTATTTCTGAGACACCTGCATTTCAGCAATGGGTGAAGGGGACCCATTAGTGTCCACTAACAATGTAAACCTGCAGAGAGGCTCTGGAGAAGCCAGAACAGCTAAAAGTAACACCTGGTCAATTATTTTGGCGGCTGCAATAGGGTTTTGTGGCAGACACACAAGATTTGGGACTCTAGAGTGCTGGCAGGAACAAAGACAAGGTGAGGAGTAAAGACGGAGTAGGGAGGGCAGAGAAGCCAGATGGAGGGAGGTGCAGGAGAACCAAAGTTGCTGTGGAGGGGCTGCCCACTGTTCTATGGCAGAAACAGCTTTTGAGTGTGCCTGGGCAGGTCTGGAGAGTCAGACCAGAAGGAGCAGCACCAAGTATGGGGGCTAGAGGTGATGAAAGGTGTCAGTGACCAAAGGCAAGTGAGGAAGGATCTCATCTAAGCAGCTTTACCTCACTGCCTTCATGGCATTGACCAAAAATTCTTGCTCACCTAGGTCCTCtttgtgctttaaaaattcAGCACCCTTCTTTAACTCCATAATGGTAGAGTCTGCAAAACACTTCCCTCTTTTAGAAGGGCAAGCAGACACCTCCCACAGCTGCCTGTGAAGTGGAAGGTGAGCAAATCAAAAGACTCTTGGGAACTCCTGCAACTCAAACCCagcccagagagcagggagaCAGTCCAAGGTGAAGACAGGGTTTGTAGGATCTCCTGTCTTCATTGCCTGTGGCCTTAGTATCTTATCACCCCACATGAGGAAAATAAGCACAGCAGACAGTCTCCTAGTAAGAGAGGAGAGCTTTGATTCTGGCAACATCCAGCACCTGAGGACCACACTCCCAACACACTGCTCTGACACTTCTGCCATTTCTGTCCTGACAAAGCACCCTTCCACACTTATAAATCTTTCCTGAGCTCAACAGATGGTGTACCCTGATGTTTGCTACAAATTTCCACACGATCACtgctgaaaaatctgaaatacatggagaaaaaaaaaaaaggtaaagagtACCTGTTCTCTTAGGGCACCAGCAATTTTTTAAGgatttcctttaattttaacAGCCTGAAGGCCTTGCTTAAACATGTCAAGTGTCAGGGGAGACAAAAACCACTGAAGCTCCAGCTAAATTCATTATATGCTGCATACTTCTGACCTGACTGAAGCCTGCATGCTCCAGGACACAGCAACTCATTTCCCTACCACAGTCTGCAACACAGGGACACACCAAAAAGCTGCGGCATCAACTTGGTGAACCACAAATGGATGTTTTATCTCTGCTCAGTGAAGCTAAAGAACTCCTATCAACACTGCGATCACAGTGGCAAGAGAACAAACTTCAACGTGCCACTGCGATGTTTA
Protein-coding sequences here:
- the ENDOD1 gene encoding endonuclease domain-containing 1 protein, which gives rise to MKTSIVFLLCISVFPGFSRGRVVREDETGFAECNVFFPGQVPPEGFTEPFHVKICQQYNKEPRFATLYSTKDKIPLYSAFKFTKPAQSEEENWLVEPQIDDPENDLHEMVHEADIIGTVANLGANQALTSDYVGSGYERGLLNPSVLNEKDYQMATYTLTNAVPLSPALSKSWHRDIGKVVEQALIPHCSKKDHLYLLAGAIPSSVQVKGKVSVPESLWLAACCDAPEGWSLGLVKKTKDESSLVDLTVGELEKQHLPGVHLFKGSCGENKQNQEKKEAVLQAVSQIRSGEQAGTTDNQETKDSGWVRKVAGIIATPFIKLLELLIYIFVELVKFVFYFLWLVVKRVCGTVLDGLYSLWSGLVSYLKAISMVLISIPYDVGRVIINIFLGFLQIVQDVVSLTYRILSIPVGFVLHLAAFPYHSICAIPSVLKDMASGIGGTFSLVIDATAAVLHGFYYLAGHIVKRFVPKGSSDD